The stretch of DNA GCGGCCAGGTTCGCCGCCGCCGTCAGGTAGGAGATCCCGGTCGGGGCGCCGTTCGCCCGGACGTCCGCGAACTTCTCGGTGTCGGGGACGCCGAGCACCTTGCCGTCCTGCACGAAGACCTCGTTGAAGGTCGCCGGGCCGCAGAGGCGCGAGTTCTCCTCCGGCTCCTCCACAAAGACTCGGATCTTCCTGCCCGCGAACGCCCCTTCATACGCGAGGAACGAGCACGGCCCGGAGGCGGCGGCGTTCGCCGTCGCCGTGGCGACGATCGCCGATACGAGCCGCCGCCCCTCGACGGTCCGCGGCTCTTCGCGCAGGCCAATCGCCGCCGCGATCTCGCGGTCGGTGAGGGTCCGGGGGAAGAACTGCGGGTGGGTGAGCTGCCGAACGTCGTTGGACTTATAGAGGATCATCGCCAGGCGCTCGACGCCCAGGCCCAGGTTCATCACCGGGACGCCGACGCCGTACTCGCCCAGGGCCGAGGGCGAGTACATCCCGAAAGTGGCGACCTCCACCCACCCGATCTCGGGGTGCTTCGCATACACCTCGGTCTGGGTGTCGGGAATATAGTATTTCGAACGCTTCTCGTCGGGGCGGAACTGGAAGTCCTCGAAGCCGAAGGCCGAGAGCAGGGCCTCGGATACGGCTTTCCCGTCATCGATCGTCACGTCCTCGCCCGCGATGATGCACGAGGCCGAGTGATAGGTCATCAGGCGGGTCGGCCCCTCCTCCTGCTCCCGGCGGAAACAGCGGTCGATCGAGAAGAGGCGGATCGGGTGGGCGTAGTGCTCCCACATCGCCCCAAGAGAGAGGAACCACCCGCTCGTCATGTGCGAGCGCAGCGTCGTCCTGGACGACTCAGGGGCGAGGTTCCGAAACTCGGGGAAGACCGAGTCCAGGATGTGGACCACGAGGCCGTCGTCGATCGCGAGGTCGGCGGCGATCTCGTGGGTCAGTTCGTCGCCGTCGATCGTCGCCTTCTTGTAGGCGTGGAAGGTCCGCTGGAGTTTTTCCTTCACCGTCTCGGGGGCGACGGCGAAGTTCTCCTCGTGCGACGCGATGATCGCCATGATCTCGTCGAGCTGTTTATCCGAGATCCCCACGTTCGGCCGCGGCAGCCCGCCCAGGTAGAAGACCCGGTCCAGGACGGCGCTCGCCTCGGGGCCGAACTGCCGGTAGACGTCCGATTCCTCGATCATCACCGGGACGCGTGCCTCGTCGAAGCCCATCGAGAGGTAGACCTCGCGGAGGCGCTGGATCGTCTCGGCGATCGGGTGCGGCGCCGCCCGCCGGTAGGCCTTCCGCGGATAGGTCTCCGCAAGGGACGGGGGCGTCAGCACCTCGGGGCCCCGGTGCCACGCCGTTTCGAAATCGCTCCTTGACAGTTCCTTCCGCTCTTCTGGATCAAATCTCATACTTCTCTCTCCATCAGGACCACCCTGGATATCGGGCTCTCGTCGGTGATCCGGTAACTGCAGTGCCCGGCGATCGCCTCGGCGAAGCGGCGGACCTCCTCGTGCTCCGGCATCGCACTCCGTGAGAGGCGTTTTCGACTGTATCCGAGATACATGTATCCCTTCACCTCGATGAAGGTGGCGCCCGAGGCTTCGTAGATCGCCGCATAGCCCTCGGGGTCGAAATCGTTCTTCCCCTTCACGAGGGTCGTCCTGACCGCCGACCGCCGGGCGGGGAGGAGCGAGAGGCTCTCGTGGATCCGGTCCCAGTAGTCCTCCTGCGGGTTGCAGAGGGCGAGGTAGGTCTCCCTATCGGGAGCGTCCACCGAGATGTAGGTCTGGTACGGACGGCACCGCCTGATCATATCTGGCATCGTCCCGTTCGAGACGAGAAACGTCGTGTAGCCGCGCTCGTTCAAGAGGTCGATGTATTCGGGGAGGTGGGGGTAGAGCGTCGGTTCGCCCGAGAGGGAGATCGCCACCATGTTCGGGTCCAGCGCCTCGGCGAACCGCTCGGAGGTGACGTACTGCGAGACCTTGTAGCCGGAGAGCGCTTTTTTCTGGAGGGCGGGCAGGGCGTCTGCGATCTCTTCGGGGGTGCAGAACCGCTCATCGGTCGTCTCGTGCTCGAACGAGCGCCAGCAGAAGAGGCAGCGCTGGTTGCACCGCAGGGTCGGCGTCATCTGGACGCAGCGGTGGCTCTCGATCCCGTAAAACTGGTGTTTGTAGCACATGTCGCCGCCGCGGAGCGTCCGCTTGTTCCACATGCACGGCTTGACCGCGGCGGTGGCGTCGGGGGCGACGAACTGGTAGCCCTGCTTGCGCAGGGCGATCCGTCCCTCCTCACATGGTGCGGATGGCATCGATCCCCAGGGTCTCGAGGGCTTCTTTCAGGGTGTTCTGCGCCGCGGCGACCAGGGTGAGCCTGCTCTGCAGGGTCTCGCCCTCGCTCTTGAGCACCGGCACATAGCGGTAGAAGGTGTTGAACTGGTCGGCGAGCTCGCGGGCATAGGCGGCCAGCAGGTGCGGGCGCAGTTCCCTGACGACGCGGTCGATCACCGCCGGGAACCGGGCGATCTGTTTGGCGAGGGCGATCTCGTGCGGGTCTGAGAAGACGAAGGCGCGCTCGAACGCACCCGCCTTCTCCAGGATCGAGCAGGCGCGGGCGTGGGAGTACTGGACGTACGGCCCGCTCTGCCGCTCGAAATCCAGGGCCTCGTTCCAGTCGAAGACCGTTGATTTCTCCGGCGAGATCTTCACGATATCGTACCTGACGGCGGCCAGGGCGACCGCACGGGCGATCCCCTCGCGCTCCTCCTCGGGGAGTTCGGGGCGACGTTCCGAGACCTCGGCGAAGGCCTTGTTCGTCACCTCGGCGATCAACTCGTCGGCAGAGACGAACTTGCCGGCCCTCGTCGACATCGAACCCTCGGGCAGGGAGACGAACTCGAAGATCACGATCTCGGGCGCCCTCTCGCCGAGGAGGCGCATGGTGCACTGGAGCTGCGAGCCGATCAGCTTGTGGTCGGCCCCCAGGACGTCGATGGCGCGGTCGAAGTTCCGGCTCTTCCAGGTGTGGTAGGCGAGGTCGCGGGCGGCGTAGACCGAAGTCCCGTCGCTCCTGCGGATGACGTAGTCCTTCTCGAAGCCGCACTCGGTGAGGTCGATAGAGAGAGTGCCGTCGTGCTTTGCCTGCGGCAGGCGCTCGATCTTCGCGATCACCCGCTCCATGTCGCCGTTGCGCACGAAGTCCGACTCCCAGACAAAGCGGTCGTGGGCGACGTTGAGGTTCTTCATCGTCACCTTGAAGCCGTCCAGGCAGTGGGAGACGACCTCGCGGAAGTTCTTCCTGGTCTCGGGGTCGCCGGCCTCGATCTGCTGCATCAGGCGGTCGACCTCGGCCGTGATCGTCTCGTCGGCCTCGATCGCCCGGTTTGCCGCCACGTAGACGCGTGCGATGTGGTGGTCCGACTTCTCGCCCTCCTCCGCGGGCAGGGGGTTGTGGGAAAAGCCCCAGGAGACGATGGCGATCTGCCGCCCCATATCGTTCACGTAGTAATGGACTTCGAGGGGATAGCCCGCCTTCCTGAAGGCGCGTGCAAGGGTGTCGCCGATGATCGAGTTCCTGATATGCCCGACGTGCAGGGGGCCGTTCGGGTTGGCGCTCGTGTGCTCCAGGATCACCCGCTCGCCCCGCTCGGGGAGGCGGCCGAAGCCGGGTTCGAGGGCCGCTGCAACGGCGTCCCTGACATACTCGCCGCTCACCTGGAAGTTGACGTACGGCCCGGCCGCCTCGACCGTGATCCCGGTCCCCGCGAGGCGTTCCCTGAGGTCTTCTGCCAGTCCGGCCGCAATCGCCGCCGGGGCCTTCCGCTGTTTCTTCGCAAGGGAGAATGCGATGGGGGTGGCGAAATCCGCATGCTCGCCGCCCTCGCCGAGGTCCACCGTCTCCTCGCCGGTGCACGCCTTGAGGGCCGCTTCAATCTGCCGATATGTGTTGAAATACATTTCAATATCCCGTCCTGTACCTGAGGATCGCCGCGATCCCGCCGAAGGCGGAGTAGAGCACCGACCCTTCTTCAAATTCGTCTGATATGATCTCGACCTTCGTCCCGCTCGCGTCGGCGAGGGCCGTGAGTTCGTCGATGATGTCGCTTTCTTCCTCGATCTGGAGGGGGGCGCTGCACTTCGGGCAGTTTCCGAGTTCGATGTCCCTGGTCGTCTTTCCAGACTCGCTCTTGATCGTCCGCTCCTCTGAGTAGCCGCAGGCCCCGCACCTGATCTTCAGGCGGGACTCGCGCAGGCGGTCGGAAAGGAGGAGGATATCGACTGATCCGGTCTCAAGGTTGGCCCGGACGCTCTCCTCGCCATAGGCGGCAAGCCCGTCGTCCTTGACCAGTTCTTTGAGGAACCGGTTCATCAGGTCTTTCTCCTTGACGACCGCCATCCCCTTCAGGACGTCGGCGGCGGCGTCGACGAGTTCGGGAAGCCCGCTCTCGTTCGTATAGGCGACGTCGAAGAGGCCAAGGACTCTCTTCTGGACCTCGTGGTGGAGGTATCCGCCCTCGGCGAACTCCTCCTTCGTCGGCGAAGGCCCGCCGATCAGCAGCCCCTTGAACCGCTCGAAGAAGTCCTTCTCGGCCATGAAGATCTCGCTCGAATGGTCGCCGACCTTCTTGTAGAACTCGTTGATCGCGATCAGCCGCAGGCGCTGGAACCGGGCTGCCGACTGCCCGCCCTTGCGCTGTTTGCCCGGCACCGTGGAGGTGGAGCCGCCGATGGGCTCGATCCGGTTGCCCCGCAGGAACCCCCAGTACGCCTCACGCCGGTCGATGACCAGGAGGCCGTAGACGTACTTCTCCTCGAGCATCGCCTTGAGGGGTTCGAGCTCGAAGTTCGAGGAGCAGCGGTACATATAGAGGCCGAGGGGCTCGGGCGGATAGACGATCTCGCACTGGAGGTCGGTGCGGTCGCCGACCGTATTGATGCTCCCGCAGAAGATGGCCATCCCGTTCTCGGGCGGCTTCTTGAAGTACTTCAGCCTGGAGAGGATGGAGGAGATGGCGCTCTGGACATTGGTTTTTGTCTGTTTGCTCTTGATGTTCGAGCACTGGCCGAACTCGTCGCGCAGCTGGGCGGTCACGTCGTAGATCTGTTTGTCCGGGGGGATGTAGAGGGAGATCAGCTCCGTCCCGCTCCCCTGTTTAGCCTCCAGCCGCTCGAGCATCTTTTTGAACTCGTAGCGCAGCCTCGCCGGGTCCATCTCCTCAATTTCGGTCATCTCTTATTCACCAGTGTTCAAAGCTAGTACGTATTCGATTCAGATTCCTATAAACCACACGCATCAGGCGAACCGCCCTCTCAGCCGAGGCACCTGAAGGCCAGGGCGATCGTCTTTGCGTCCGAGATCCGGCCGTCCCGGCACATGGCCGGAAGGTCGGCGAGCGGCACCCGCACGACCTCGATCTGCTCGTCGTCGTCGGGAGAAAAGGCCGAGGAGGGCGAGAGGGCCCGCGCCTCGAAGAGGTAGACCCGCTCGTCCGAGAAGCCCGGCGTGGTGTAGATGAACCCCCGCGGGATCATCTCCCCGGCGGCGAGGCCGCACTCCTCGATGATCTCCCGGCGTGCGGTCTCGATCGGGTCTTCCCCCTCCTCCAGGGTCCCGGCCGGGGCTTCGTAGATCCACGCCCCGATCGCGAAGCGGTACTGCCTGAGGAGGTAACAGTGGTCGTCCTCGATCGGGAGCATCGCCGCGGCGTTTCCCGGCTTCACGACGACCCGCTCCCGCTCGGTCCCGTCGGGCAGGGTGAAGCGGTTCAGCTCCACCGAAAGCCTCCGGCCCCGGTAGATCTCGGTCACGGCCTCACCCGGTACGGGATCGGGTCCTCGATCCCGAGGGCGCGGAAGGCCTCGAGCCTGAAATGGCACGAGTCGCAGGTCCCGCAGGCGACCTCGTTCTCGGTGTAGCAGGACCAGGTCTGGTCGTACGGCACGCCGAGGTCGAGCCCCTTCTGCACGATCTCGGTCTTGTTCATGTGCACGAAGGGGGTCATCAGTTTGATTGTCCCGCCGGCGGCGGTGCCGAGGTCCACCGCCCGCTGGAAGGCCTGGATGAACTCCTCCCGGCAGTCCGGGTAGCCCGAGTAGTCAGAGGACTGCACCCCGATGAACACCGCATCGGCGTCGCGGGACTCGGCAAAGCTGACGGCCATCGCGAGGAGGTTGGCGTTCCTGAACGGCACATAGGTCTTCGGGATCCCCGCGTGCCCCTCGCTGTAGTCCTCAACCGCAATCCCCGGATCGGTGAGGGCGCTCTTGCCGAACTGCGAGAAATACCCGACGTCGATCTCGAGGAACTCCTCGGCCCCGAGGAGGCCCGCGACCGTCCGCGCGCATGCCCGCTCCTTCGCCTCGGTCAGCTGGCCGTAGTTGAGGTGGAGGGCGAGGATATCGTAGCCCATGTCTTTTGCCACGTAGGCGAGGGTGGTCGAGTCCATCCCGCCCGAAAGAAGGCATACCGCTTTCATCCTTATTTCATCTCCAGGTACTTGTGGAGCTGGATCTGGAAGCGCACCGGCAGCCCGGTATCGATCACCCAGGCGGCGATCTGCCGCTCGTCTGCCCCATAGACCGGCGAGATGAAGATCTCGCCGCGGGCCGGGCAGTGGGTGAGCACCTTCTCCGCGAAGGCGAGGTCGTCCTCCCCGGCGACGACGAACTTCACGCTGTCGGCGTCGCGGGTGTACTGGAGGAGAGAGAGATCGCTCTTCTGGCCGGAGGACGGGCACTTCACGTCCATGCAGATCGAGGCGAAGGGCTGGACCGGCCTGAAGTCGATCGTCCCGTTCGTCTCGATCTCCACCGAGTAGCCCATCCGGTGAAGGCGGCGGCACGCCTCGACGACCTCGCCCATCTGGAGGAGGGGCTCGCCGCCGGTGATGCAGACATTGCGGCACTTCATCCGCCAGATCCGGTCGAGGACGGCGTCCACCGTCATCGCCTTCCCGGCCTCTTCTTCCTGCGACTCGGGCGTATCGCACCAGGCGCACCGCAGGTTGCAGCCCGCCAGCCTGATAAAGGTGGTCGGGCGCCCCTGGTGCTGCCCCTCGCCCTGCAGGGATCCGAATATATCACAGACCAGCATAATCGATCTCCGCATAGCAGGTCTGCGCTTCCCAGACCCGGACCTTCGTCACCCGCGCGTCGGTCCCTTCCCTGATGCACGCCTCGTTGAGGAGGTCGGCGATGATCTCCGCAAGCGCCTCGCTCGTCGGGTCGCCGGCGGTCGTCACCACCTCATGGAACTGGCGGATGCAGGGGACCATGGGATCGTCCTCGTTGAGGATCACCTGGTGGTCGAACCGGTCGGTCACCGCCCTGATGCAGTTGAAGTCGATGAGGATCCCGGTCCGTTCGTCAGGCGTGCCCGCGATCCATACCTCCACCCGCCATCGGTGCCCGTGCAGGCGGTTGCACTTGCCCACGTAGTGGAGGAGGCGGTGGCTTGCGTCGAAGGTGGTTTCTTTGTAGATGCAGGTGACCATCACTCCATTATTCGTCCGGCGGGCATATAAGATTATTATAGAGAACATCCCATGAATAATACCAGATTTCGGAACGATGGACAATATATAAATTCGTTCCGCGCCTTGGTATTATACCACAGTGAAGGGTATCCACATCCAGAAATCCGACTCTAAAGAGGGTATTCAATGGGAATGGGAAAATTTGCAGCCAGAAAAATGAAGCGTGATGCCAACAAGACTCGTTGGAATGATGTCGACTACGCACGCCGTGAATTGATGCTCGATGTTAAGTCCGACCCCCTCGAGGGCGCCCCGCAGGCCCGCGGTATCGTGCTCGAGAAGGTCGGTGTCGAGGCGAAACAGCCGAACTCCGCTATCCGTAAGTGCGTGCGCGTGCAGCTGATCAAGAACGGCCGCCAGGTCACCGCCTTCGCGGTCGGCGACGGCGCGATCAACTTCATCGACGAGCACGACGAAGTCACCATCGAAGGTATCGGCGGTCGTCTCGGCCGTTCGAAGGGTGATATCCCCGGGGTCCGCTTCTGCGTGACCAAGGTGAACGATGTCTGCCTCCAGGAAATGGTGCTTGGCCGTAAGGAGAAGCCGCGCAGGTGATGATGATGACCGAAGCAGAGATGCCTGTCCAGGCAGAAGAGCAGGAGACTGGCGTAAAGCAGCTCCTTTTCAATAAGTGGGACATTTCCGAGGTCCAGATTACGGACCCCGGCCTTGTCAGATATGTGAACCTCACCTCCATGATCGTCCCGCACTCCTGCGGGAAGCTCTCGCAGCAGCAGTTTGCGAAGAGCGAGATGCTCGTCGTCGAGCGCCTGATCAACAAACTGATGCAGACCGAGAACAACACCGGCAAGAAACAGCTCGCCATCAGGATCGTCGAGGAAGCCTTCGACAGAGTCCACAAGAAGACGAAGAAGAACCCGGTGCAGGTCCTGGTCGACGCCATTTCCAACGCCGGCCCCCGCGAGGAGACCGTCCGCCTGAAGTACGGCGGCATCAACGTCCCCAAGTCGGTCGACACCGCCCCGCAGCGCCGGGTCGACGCCGCCATCGGCTTCCTTGCCACCGCCACCTACAACGGCTCCCACAAGAGCAAGCGTGCGGCCTCCGACGTCCTCGCCGACGAGCTGATCGCCGCGGCGAAGGGAGACGCCAAGTGCTTCTCCGTTTCCAAGAAAGAAGAACGCGAGCGTGTTGCGAAGGCTGCACGCTAAACCCCTTTTTTTCTGAGGCACCCCAATGACACGAAGGAAAAAGATGGTAGAGCGGGTCACCGAGCTGATGGATAAGCCCCAGCGGATCCGCAACATTGGTATCGTAGCACACATCGACCACGGCAAGACCACCCTCTCCGACAACCTGCTTGCAGGCGCCGGGATGATCTCCGAGGAACTCGCCGGCCACCAGCTCTTCATGGACTCCGACGCCGAAGAGCAGGCCCGCGGGATCACCATCGACGCTTCCAACGTCTCGATGGTCCACGAGTACGGCGGCGAGGAGTACCTGATCAACATGATCGATACCCCCGGCCACGTGGACTTCGGCGGCGACGTCACCCGTGCGATGCGCGCCGTGGACGGTGCGGTCGTCGTCGTGGACGCTGTCGAGGGCACCATGCCCCAGACCGAGACGGTGCTCCGCCAGGCCCTCAAGGAGGGCGTCAAGCCCGTGCTCTTCATCAACAAGGTGGACCGCCTGATCAACGAGATCAAGGTCGACTCGACCGAG from Methanofollis liminatans DSM 4140 encodes:
- the twy1 gene encoding 4-demethylwyosine synthase TYW1, which encodes MPSAPCEEGRIALRKQGYQFVAPDATAAVKPCMWNKRTLRGGDMCYKHQFYGIESHRCVQMTPTLRCNQRCLFCWRSFEHETTDERFCTPEEIADALPALQKKALSGYKVSQYVTSERFAEALDPNMVAISLSGEPTLYPHLPEYIDLLNERGYTTFLVSNGTMPDMIRRCRPYQTYISVDAPDRETYLALCNPQEDYWDRIHESLSLLPARRSAVRTTLVKGKNDFDPEGYAAIYEASGATFIEVKGYMYLGYSRKRLSRSAMPEHEEVRRFAEAIAGHCSYRITDESPISRVVLMEREV
- a CDS encoding NUDIX hydrolase, giving the protein MTEIYRGRRLSVELNRFTLPDGTERERVVVKPGNAAAMLPIEDDHCYLLRQYRFAIGAWIYEAPAGTLEEGEDPIETARREIIEECGLAAGEMIPRGFIYTTPGFSDERVYLFEARALSPSSAFSPDDDEQIEVVRVPLADLPAMCRDGRISDAKTIALAFRCLG
- the argS gene encoding arginine--tRNA ligase; translated protein: MYFNTYRQIEAALKACTGEETVDLGEGGEHADFATPIAFSLAKKQRKAPAAIAAGLAEDLRERLAGTGITVEAAGPYVNFQVSGEYVRDAVAAALEPGFGRLPERGERVILEHTSANPNGPLHVGHIRNSIIGDTLARAFRKAGYPLEVHYYVNDMGRQIAIVSWGFSHNPLPAEEGEKSDHHIARVYVAANRAIEADETITAEVDRLMQQIEAGDPETRKNFREVVSHCLDGFKVTMKNLNVAHDRFVWESDFVRNGDMERVIAKIERLPQAKHDGTLSIDLTECGFEKDYVIRRSDGTSVYAARDLAYHTWKSRNFDRAIDVLGADHKLIGSQLQCTMRLLGERAPEIVIFEFVSLPEGSMSTRAGKFVSADELIAEVTNKAFAEVSERRPELPEEEREGIARAVALAAVRYDIVKISPEKSTVFDWNEALDFERQSGPYVQYSHARACSILEKAGAFERAFVFSDPHEIALAKQIARFPAVIDRVVRELRPHLLAAYARELADQFNTFYRYVPVLKSEGETLQSRLTLVAAAQNTLKEALETLGIDAIRTM
- the prf1 gene encoding peptide chain release factor aRF-1, producing the protein MTEIEEMDPARLRYEFKKMLERLEAKQGSGTELISLYIPPDKQIYDVTAQLRDEFGQCSNIKSKQTKTNVQSAISSILSRLKYFKKPPENGMAIFCGSINTVGDRTDLQCEIVYPPEPLGLYMYRCSSNFELEPLKAMLEEKYVYGLLVIDRREAYWGFLRGNRIEPIGGSTSTVPGKQRKGGQSAARFQRLRLIAINEFYKKVGDHSSEIFMAEKDFFERFKGLLIGGPSPTKEEFAEGGYLHHEVQKRVLGLFDVAYTNESGLPELVDAAADVLKGMAVVKEKDLMNRFLKELVKDDGLAAYGEESVRANLETGSVDILLLSDRLRESRLKIRCGACGYSEERTIKSESGKTTRDIELGNCPKCSAPLQIEEESDIIDELTALADASGTKVEIISDEFEEGSVLYSAFGGIAAILRYRTGY
- the sepS gene encoding O-phosphoserine--tRNA ligase; this encodes MRFDPEERKELSRSDFETAWHRGPEVLTPPSLAETYPRKAYRRAAPHPIAETIQRLREVYLSMGFDEARVPVMIEESDVYRQFGPEASAVLDRVFYLGGLPRPNVGISDKQLDEIMAIIASHEENFAVAPETVKEKLQRTFHAYKKATIDGDELTHEIAADLAIDDGLVVHILDSVFPEFRNLAPESSRTTLRSHMTSGWFLSLGAMWEHYAHPIRLFSIDRCFRREQEEGPTRLMTYHSASCIIAGEDVTIDDGKAVSEALLSAFGFEDFQFRPDEKRSKYYIPDTQTEVYAKHPEIGWVEVATFGMYSPSALGEYGVGVPVMNLGLGVERLAMILYKSNDVRQLTHPQFFPRTLTDREIAAAIGLREEPRTVEGRRLVSAIVATATANAAASGPCSFLAYEGAFAGRKIRVFVEEPEENSRLCGPATFNEVFVQDGKVLGVPDTEKFADVRANGAPTGISYLTAAANLAAARIEEAARCGEAVVVQVKMAKTPSDVNLRIPEWAMRYITDNKRKVDVRGPVFLTVRGEIGE
- a CDS encoding 30S ribosomal protein S12 is translated as MGMGKFAARKMKRDANKTRWNDVDYARRELMLDVKSDPLEGAPQARGIVLEKVGVEAKQPNSAIRKCVRVQLIKNGRQVTAFAVGDGAINFIDEHDEVTIEGIGGRLGRSKGDIPGVRFCVTKVNDVCLQEMVLGRKEKPRR
- a CDS encoding 30S ribosomal protein S7, which produces MTEAEMPVQAEEQETGVKQLLFNKWDISEVQITDPGLVRYVNLTSMIVPHSCGKLSQQQFAKSEMLVVERLINKLMQTENNTGKKQLAIRIVEEAFDRVHKKTKKNPVQVLVDAISNAGPREETVRLKYGGINVPKSVDTAPQRRVDAAIGFLATATYNGSHKSKRAASDVLADELIAAAKGDAKCFSVSKKEERERVAKAAR
- a CDS encoding 7-carboxy-7-deazaguanine synthase QueE, giving the protein MLVCDIFGSLQGEGQHQGRPTTFIRLAGCNLRCAWCDTPESQEEEAGKAMTVDAVLDRIWRMKCRNVCITGGEPLLQMGEVVEACRRLHRMGYSVEIETNGTIDFRPVQPFASICMDVKCPSSGQKSDLSLLQYTRDADSVKFVVAGEDDLAFAEKVLTHCPARGEIFISPVYGADERQIAAWVIDTGLPVRFQIQLHKYLEMK
- the queC gene encoding 7-cyano-7-deazaguanine synthase QueC, with product MKAVCLLSGGMDSTTLAYVAKDMGYDILALHLNYGQLTEAKERACARTVAGLLGAEEFLEIDVGYFSQFGKSALTDPGIAVEDYSEGHAGIPKTYVPFRNANLLAMAVSFAESRDADAVFIGVQSSDYSGYPDCREEFIQAFQRAVDLGTAAGGTIKLMTPFVHMNKTEIVQKGLDLGVPYDQTWSCYTENEVACGTCDSCHFRLEAFRALGIEDPIPYRVRP
- a CDS encoding 6-carboxytetrahydropterin synthase produces the protein MVTCIYKETTFDASHRLLHYVGKCNRLHGHRWRVEVWIAGTPDERTGILIDFNCIRAVTDRFDHQVILNEDDPMVPCIRQFHEVVTTAGDPTSEALAEIIADLLNEACIREGTDARVTKVRVWEAQTCYAEIDYAGL